A genomic segment from Cyanobium sp. NIES-981 encodes:
- the psbA gene encoding photosystem II q(b) protein yields the protein MTTTLQQRSGANSWQQFCEWVTSTNNRLYVGWFGVLMIPTLLAATICYIVAFIAAPPVDIDGIREPVAGSLIYGNNIISGAVVPSSNAIGLHFYPIWEAASLDEWLYNGGPYQLVVFHFLIGIFCYMGREWELSYRLGMRPWICVAYSAPVAAASAVFLVYPFGQGSFSDGMPLGISGTFNFMLVFQAEHNILMHPFHMLGVAGVFGGSLFSAMHGSLVTSSLVRETTESESQNYGYKFGQEEETYNIVAAHGYFGRLIFQYASFNNSRSLHFFLAAWPVVGIWFTALGVSTMAFNLNGFNFNQSILDGQGRVVNTWADVLNRANLGMEVMHERNAHNFPLDLAAAEATPVALTAPAIG from the coding sequence ATGACCACCACTCTCCAGCAGCGCTCCGGCGCCAACAGCTGGCAGCAGTTCTGCGAGTGGGTCACCTCCACCAACAACCGCCTCTACGTGGGCTGGTTCGGTGTGCTGATGATCCCCACCCTGCTGGCTGCCACCATCTGCTACATCGTGGCGTTCATCGCTGCGCCCCCCGTCGACATCGACGGCATCCGTGAGCCCGTGGCCGGTTCGCTGATCTACGGCAACAACATCATCTCCGGTGCTGTTGTGCCCTCCAGCAACGCCATCGGCCTGCACTTCTACCCCATCTGGGAAGCCGCCAGCCTCGACGAGTGGCTGTACAACGGCGGTCCTTACCAGCTGGTGGTGTTCCACTTCCTCATCGGCATCTTCTGCTACATGGGTCGTGAGTGGGAACTCTCCTACCGCCTGGGCATGCGCCCCTGGATCTGCGTCGCCTACAGCGCCCCCGTGGCTGCTGCCAGCGCCGTGTTCCTGGTGTACCCCTTCGGTCAGGGCTCCTTCTCCGACGGCATGCCCCTCGGCATCAGCGGCACCTTCAACTTCATGCTGGTGTTCCAGGCTGAGCACAACATCCTGATGCACCCCTTCCACATGCTGGGTGTGGCCGGTGTGTTCGGTGGCTCCCTGTTCTCCGCCATGCACGGTTCGCTGGTGACCTCCTCCCTGGTGCGTGAGACCACCGAAAGCGAGAGCCAAAACTACGGCTACAAGTTCGGCCAAGAGGAAGAGACCTACAACATCGTGGCTGCCCACGGTTACTTCGGTCGCCTGATCTTCCAATACGCCAGCTTCAACAACAGCCGCAGCCTGCACTTCTTCCTGGCTGCCTGGCCTGTGGTCGGCATCTGGTTCACCGCCCTGGGCGTGAGCACGATGGCCTTCAACCTGAACGGTTTCAACTTCAACCAGTCGATCCTCGACGGCCAGGGCCGTGTGGTGAACACCTGGGCCGATGTGCTGAACCGCGCCAACCTGGGTATGGAAGTGATGCACGAGCGCAACGCTCACAACTTCCCGCTCGACCTGGCGGCTGCCGAAGCCACCCCTGTGGCGCTGACCGCTCCGGCGATCGGCTGA
- a CDS encoding low-complexity tail membrane protein — protein sequence MTPRSEPLLWLQLIALGAIPLELLLLLLVLAGADPGPVPGVERLLVWGLGALAPALLFWRRPPDCCSLLLIQVPVRGRSLLQRSLSRLQESWPPKLLAVLGAAVLLPLLWTLDSHAAFATRFSPLHSSNRFIALLLSLPLLTVLLWQWQQLVQSLWLLTRSAGQLEAAQPMTPEQLDDQHLCLGLPLLLLDPLAAREPSGAATLDTLQKQAGTVTPERGAAGTSAGGDPGGDGENPDGLTPELRTGESASNGEGSGPAGSDPSESEASEGEASERQASSADSASPEITSPEPISPGSSLLLDPGGPVSIEPEQAAEKSDGTDLDENVS from the coding sequence GTGACACCCCGCAGCGAGCCCCTCCTCTGGCTACAGCTCATCGCCCTGGGGGCCATCCCCCTGGAGCTGCTGCTCCTTCTCCTGGTGCTGGCCGGGGCCGACCCCGGACCGGTGCCAGGGGTGGAGCGGTTGCTGGTGTGGGGCCTCGGGGCGCTGGCCCCCGCCCTGCTGTTCTGGCGCCGCCCTCCGGATTGCTGTTCCCTGCTGCTGATCCAGGTGCCGGTGCGGGGCCGCAGTCTGCTGCAGCGGAGCCTTTCGCGCCTTCAGGAGAGCTGGCCACCGAAGCTTCTGGCGGTGCTGGGGGCGGCCGTGCTGCTGCCCCTGCTGTGGACGCTGGACAGCCATGCAGCCTTTGCCACACGCTTCTCCCCCCTCCACAGCAGCAACCGCTTCATTGCCCTCCTGCTCAGCCTTCCCCTGCTCACCGTGCTCCTCTGGCAATGGCAGCAGCTGGTGCAGTCCCTCTGGCTGCTCACCCGCTCGGCTGGCCAGCTGGAGGCGGCCCAGCCGATGACCCCGGAGCAGCTCGATGATCAGCACCTCTGCCTGGGGTTGCCGCTGCTCCTGCTGGATCCGCTTGCAGCGCGGGAGCCATCAGGAGCTGCAACCCTGGACACCCTCCAGAAGCAGGCAGGCACCGTCACCCCGGAAAGAGGGGCTGCTGGGACGAGTGCCGGGGGTGATCCCGGAGGTGATGGCGAGAACCCTGACGGCTTGACCCCCGAGCTCCGGACGGGCGAATCGGCATCCAACGGGGAGGGTTCTGGCCCAGCCGGCTCAGACCCATCCGAATCTGAAGCATCCGAAGGTGAGGCATCTGAGCGTCAGGCATCCAGCGCCGACTCCGCCAGCCCCGAGATCACCAGCCCCGAGCCCATCAGCCCTGGGTCCTCACTGCTGCTCGATCCGGGGGGACCTGTTTCGATCGAACCAGAGCAGGCTGCCGAAAAGAGCGACGGCACCGATCTGGATGAGAATGTCTCCTGA
- a CDS encoding DUF3493 domain-containing protein, with amino-acid sequence MGQQPRPLDPDLRARLLQEARTPWRGLRRALWLALAGSGGAGLAVMALRGASGGEVASGDILIQIGAVALFGSLLWFDRNRSPRIEQQ; translated from the coding sequence ATGGGACAGCAGCCTCGTCCTCTCGATCCTGACCTGCGGGCACGACTGCTCCAGGAGGCACGAACACCCTGGCGGGGATTGCGGCGGGCCCTGTGGCTGGCCCTGGCCGGTTCCGGTGGCGCCGGTCTTGCCGTGATGGCGCTGCGGGGTGCTTCCGGTGGCGAGGTGGCCTCAGGAGACATTCTCATCCAGATCGGTGCCGTCGCTCTTTTCGGCAGCCTGCTCTGGTTCGATCGAAACAGGTCCCCCCGGATCGAGCAGCAGTGA
- a CDS encoding cupin domain-containing protein, giving the protein MASWPDPALTSAAELVERLRLQPHPEGGWYRENHRSGAQVRRQDGATRSALTQIFYLLPGGGLSRWHRVRGSDEVWQFLAGDPLELWTLPPEGGEAQLHRLAPPAGPLGDEAVGPSAVQRPAVHEAPSLSVPAGWWQAARAPGRWSLVSCVVGPGFAFEDFDLLNQLPVHQHPLGAAEAFL; this is encoded by the coding sequence ATGGCGTCCTGGCCCGATCCCGCCCTGACCAGCGCCGCGGAGCTCGTGGAGCGCCTGCGGCTCCAGCCCCACCCCGAGGGAGGCTGGTACCGCGAGAACCATCGCAGTGGTGCCCAGGTCAGGCGCCAGGACGGTGCCACCCGATCGGCTCTCACCCAGATCTTCTACCTGCTGCCGGGCGGAGGTCTGAGCCGCTGGCATCGCGTGCGCGGCAGCGATGAGGTGTGGCAGTTCCTCGCCGGTGATCCCCTGGAGCTGTGGACCCTTCCTCCTGAAGGAGGCGAAGCCCAGCTCCATCGCCTGGCGCCTCCCGCAGGCCCGCTGGGGGACGAGGCCGTGGGCCCGAGCGCTGTGCAGCGTCCAGCTGTACACGAGGCGCCAAGTCTTTCGGTTCCGGCAGGCTGGTGGCAGGCTGCCCGGGCACCTGGCCGCTGGAGCCTGGTGAGTTGTGTGGTGGGTCCTGGCTTTGCCTTCGAAGACTTCGATCTGCTCAATCAGCTGCCGGTCCACCAGCACCCCCTCGGTGCCGCTGAGGCGTTCCTCTGA